A window of Lepidochelys kempii isolate rLepKem1 chromosome 1, rLepKem1.hap2, whole genome shotgun sequence contains these coding sequences:
- the LEP gene encoding leptin, with amino-acid sequence MRCPSLPLCGLLWFWLPLFYSRPVKIDKVKADTKNLTRTIIARIQEHQLFPLNLKINGLDFIPGERPLESLDSMDETLQIFQRILPSLPMENMPVAQIFNDIENLRSLIQTLGSHLGCTVHKSSNLDALGNLTELLTTSPYTAAVVALDRLQKCLHSIVKHLDHIQRC; translated from the exons ATGCGGTGTCCCAGCCTGCCGCTCTGTGGGCTGCTCTGGTTTTGGCTGCCTCTCTTCTACAGCCGGCCGGTGAAAATCGACAAGGTCAAGGCCGACACCAAAAACCTCACACGAACCATCATAGCCCGGATCCAGGAGCACCAG CTCTTCCCTCTGAACTTGAAGATAAATGGGCTTGACTTCATCCCCGGAGAGCGACCTTTGGAGAGCTTAGACTCCATGGACGAGACCTTGCAGATATTCCAGAGGATCCTCCCCAGCCTGCCCATGGAAAACATGCCAGTAGCACAAATCTTCAACGACATAGAGAACCTCCGGAGTCTGATCCAGACCTTGGGTTCTCACCTCGGTTGCACCGTCCACAAATCCTCTAACCTGGACGCCCTGGGGAATCTGACCGAGCTGCTGACGACCTCTCCTTACACGGCCGCCGTGGTGGCGCTGGACCGGCTCCAGAAGTGCCTGCACAGCATCGTCAAACATCTGGATCACATTCAGCGCTGCTAG